The Sporosarcina ureae genome includes a region encoding these proteins:
- a CDS encoding precorrin-8X methylmutase, which translates to MNFNTKFTPLTVDPDKIYDHSFSIIKEEMGEHPFTDEQWMVVRRVIHASADFELGRSMIFTPDALEAGIQSILAGRHVVVDVQMIESGSGRKRFQKHGSDLHCYIADEDVAKEAKVQGTTRAIISMQKATRLHEGGIYAIGNAPTALLELIRLIKEGIAKPDLIIGMPVGFVSAAESKEELAVLEGIPFITNIGRKGGSTVTVAALNAISIMADERAKQTN; encoded by the coding sequence ATGAACTTTAATACGAAATTTACACCACTAACTGTAGATCCAGATAAAATTTATGATCACAGTTTCTCAATTATCAAAGAAGAGATGGGAGAACACCCATTTACAGATGAGCAGTGGATGGTAGTTCGGCGCGTAATTCACGCTTCAGCGGATTTTGAGTTAGGACGCAGCATGATTTTCACACCTGACGCACTCGAGGCGGGAATCCAATCAATTTTAGCAGGACGTCACGTAGTAGTAGACGTACAAATGATAGAGAGTGGTTCAGGCCGCAAACGATTCCAGAAGCATGGCAGCGACTTACATTGTTACATTGCGGATGAGGATGTCGCAAAGGAAGCGAAAGTTCAAGGTACAACACGTGCGATTATATCGATGCAAAAAGCAACTCGTTTGCATGAAGGCGGAATATATGCCATCGGTAATGCACCCACTGCATTGTTAGAGTTAATTCGTTTAATTAAAGAGGGGATCGCCAAACCGGATTTAATTATTGGGATGCCGGTGGGCTTTGTTTCGGCGGCCGAATCAAAAGAGGAACTGGCAGTCCTTGAAGGTATTCCGTTTATCACCAATATAGGGAGAAAGGGTGGCAGTACAGTGACAGTAGCTGCACTGAATGCCATTTCGATCATGGCAGATGAGCGCGCAAAGCAAACAAACTAA